In Salvelinus namaycush isolate Seneca chromosome 17, SaNama_1.0, whole genome shotgun sequence, one genomic interval encodes:
- the LOC120062114 gene encoding myozenin-2-like has protein sequence MQSAYDDLAKQRMQQSKALCSEAGRGGLNLGKKISIPKDVMMEELNLQSNRGSRMFQERLKRVERFTLENQVNNLYSNVRTHTHTHTHSPGGKENQAYMMPGKHSLITTLQKTVAKKGSPNAIAPGYGSPLKEIPREKFNLTTRSYCSPWREALGDSDKLLLTLSTQLPQGATLQLANYRCFNRAATPFGGPQQQSKRVIPVMGFELLDSQHLPGTTLDRMCKRPNFNRAPRGWGHDYSPESTDL, from the exons ATGCAATCAGCTTATGATGACCTGGCCAAGCAGAGGATGCAGCAGTCCAAGGCTTTGTGTTCAGAGGCCGGGCGAG GAGGTCTGAACTTAGGGAAGAAGATCAGTATACCCAAGGATGTGATGATGGAAGAGTTGAACCTTCAGTCCAACCGTGGCTCCCGCATGTTCCAGGAGAGACTGAAGAGGGTGGAGAGGTTCACTCTGGAGAACCAAGTCAACAACTTATACAGCAatgtaagaacacacacacatacacacacacacagccct GGGGGGAAGGAGAACCAGGCATATATGATGCCTGGCAAACACAGCCTGATCACCACCCTACAGAAAACTGTTGCCAAGAAGGGCAGCCCCAATGCCATCGCCCCAG GCTACGGGAGCCCCCTGAAGGAGATCCCCCGTGAGAAGTTCAACCTGACAACCAGGTCCTACTGTTCCCCCTGGAGGGAAGCCCTGGGTGACAGTGACAAGCTCCTGTTGACTCTCAGCACCCAGCTCCCACAGGGGGCCACACTACAGCTGGCCAACTACAGGTGCTTCAACAG agCGGCCACACCTTTTGGAGGCCCACAGCAACAGAGTAAGAGGGTGATCCCAGTGATGGGGTTCGAGCTGTTGGACTCACAGCACCTCCCTGGTACGACCCTGGACCGCATGTGTAAACGTCCCAACTTCAACAGAGCACCACGGGGATGGGGTCATGACTACTCCCCTGAATCCACCGACCTGTGA